One window of the Rhipicephalus sanguineus isolate Rsan-2018 chromosome 2, BIME_Rsan_1.4, whole genome shotgun sequence genome contains the following:
- the LOC119382550 gene encoding putative fatty acyl-CoA reductase CG5065, giving the protein MSSDMSSPRRPGMLEFFSGKNVLLTGSTGFLGKVLLEKILRSCPDVGSIYLIVRGKRGLRADDRIADILKMQLFQRLRQERPQAFQKIVVLEGDLTLPDLGLKPKDRQLLVDTVNVVIHSAATVKFDEPIKNAVRMNLNGTRRIIELCNEMENIKVFVHVSTCYCNCDRGEIREEIYPPIQDPDHIIKIVDWLDSETLESCQSKLLGAMPNTYTFTKGLAETLVQRECKGYPVAIVRPSIVVCSWKEPFPGWVDNFNGPTGLIVAVATGVLKSVYTDPDMETDFVPVDVVVNCILASAWNVAVTRPSDVRVVQCACSGRSPQLRWRDMKTIQESLMTELCFKSAIRYPDVHLRRNIVVHRTSMFLQHYVPACIGDAVLACVGKKQWLVKTYYKLELLLEALAYFTTHQWKFETNNMMAIYNDLSEEEKKIFNFDVSTLEWRPFFYHYALGARDILLKEDHSKVKSRNFQRLYVVKQATNVLFALAAWKLLDMGPTLWRLWEYLTDTVAPTFTG; this is encoded by the exons ATGAGTTCGGACATGTCCAGTCCCCGTCGACCGGGCATGCTGGAGTTCTTCAGCGGCAAGAACGTCCTGCTCACGGGTAGCACAGGATTTCTCGGAAAG GTTTTGTTGGAAAAGATTCTTCGCTCGTGTCCCGACGTTGGATCGATCTACCTAATCGTTCGTGGCAAAAGGGGACTACGCGCCGATGATCGCATTGCAGACATCCTCAAAATGCAG CTGTTCCAGAGGCTGAGGCAAGAGAGGCCGCAAGCCTTTCAGAAGATTGTTGTCCTGGAAGGCGACCTGACTCTTCCGGATTTGGGCCTCAAGCCCAAGGACAGGCAGCTGCTGGTTGATACCGTAAACGTTGTCATCCACTCTGCTGCTACTGTAAAGTTCGACGAGCCCATCAA GAATGCCGTCAGAATGAACCTAAATGGCACGAGAAGAATAATAGAGCTTTGCAACGAGATGGAGAACATAAAG GTATTTGTTCATGTTTCCACGTGTTACTGCAATTGCGACAGGGGAGAAATCAGGGAAGAAATTTACCCACCCATTCAAGACCCAGACCACATAATCAAAATAGTTGA TTGGCTTGATTCGGAGACGCTGGAGTCGTGCCAATCCAAGCTTCTCGGAGCAATGCCCAACACGTACACGTTCACCAAGGGGCTGGCCGAGACTCTTGTCCAGCGGGAATGCAAGGGCTACCCCGTCGCCATCGTCAGGCCCTCGATCGTCGTCTGCTCCTGGAAGGAGCCCTTCCCC GGTTGGGTTGACAACTTCAACGGACCCACAGGCTTGATCGTTGCT GTGGCCACAGGTGTGTTGAAGAGTGTGTACACAGACCCTGACATGGAAACGGACTTCGTCCCCGTTGACGTTGTCGTCAACTGCATCCTGGCTTCAGCATGGAACGTCGCCGTCACCAG GCCATCCGATGTGCGGGTCGTGCAGTGCGCGTGCAGCGGGCGCTCACCGCAGCTCCGCTGGCGGGACATGAAGACCATCCAGGAGTCCCTGATGACCGAGCTTTGCTTCAAGAGCGCCATCCGATACCCGGACGTccacctgaggcgcaacatcgtcGTCCACCGGACTTCCATGTTTCTTCAGCACTATGTGCCGGCATGCATCGGTGACGCCGTCCTTGCATGCGTCGGGAAGAAGCAGTG GCTAGTCAAAACATACTACAAGCTCGAGCTCCTCCTGGAGGCTCTCGCCTACTTCACAACGCATCAGTGGAAGTTTGAGACGAACAACATGATGGCCATATACAACGACCTCTCCGAGGAAGAAAAGAAG ATCTTCAACTTCGATGTCAGCACGTTAGAATGGAGGCCCTTCTTCTACCACTACGCTCTCGGGGCCAGGGACATCCTCCTCAAGGAAGACCACTCCAAGGTCAAAAGTCGGAACTTCCAGAG GCTGTACGTGGTGAAGCAGGCGACCAACGTGCTGTTCGCCCTGGCCGCCTGGAAGCTTCTGGATATGGGTCCCACCTTGTGGCGGTTGTGGGAGTACCTGACGGACACCGTAGCGCCAACGTTTACGGGCTGA